In candidate division WOR-3 bacterium, the following are encoded in one genomic region:
- a CDS encoding cation diffusion facilitator family transporter, translated as MVVHEHARRQGRSLLLSILLNLGFALFELLAGIFANSLVLVAGALHDAGDAVALVLSWLGLRLSLLPPDRRRTFGYRKVRILVAFVNALALAVFTVLVVRAAIGRVVSPEPVKSPVLILMAVVGIGINGAAVLILRQERHSLNIRAAMWHLLDDLLGFGAVLLGGIAIRVTGLTVIDPLLSIAVSGLVLYGTWRVFREATSILIDSTPRDLDYEAVRRFITSFSPAIRDLHDLHIWTLGEGERALMAHLVVTDGTVSSFQPLLSKLDCALRDRFNIRHITFELECDACKSGTGVCLN; from the coding sequence ATGGTGGTTCACGAGCATGCCCGGCGTCAGGGGCGCAGCCTGCTGCTTTCGATTCTGCTCAACCTCGGATTTGCCCTGTTTGAACTGCTCGCCGGGATTTTTGCCAATTCGCTGGTGCTGGTTGCCGGTGCGCTCCATGATGCCGGGGATGCGGTGGCGCTGGTGCTATCCTGGCTCGGGCTCCGGCTTTCACTCCTGCCGCCGGACCGGCGCCGGACCTTCGGTTATCGCAAGGTGCGGATCCTTGTTGCCTTTGTCAATGCGCTCGCCCTGGCGGTCTTCACCGTGCTGGTGGTGCGGGCGGCGATCGGTCGGGTTGTATCTCCGGAACCGGTGAAGAGTCCGGTTCTGATCCTGATGGCGGTCGTCGGTATTGGTATTAACGGTGCCGCGGTGCTGATATTAAGGCAGGAGCGCCACTCGCTCAACATCCGGGCGGCGATGTGGCATCTGCTGGATGACCTGCTCGGCTTTGGGGCGGTGCTTCTGGGTGGAATCGCCATCCGCGTCACCGGCCTGACGGTGATTGATCCACTCCTGTCGATTGCGGTCAGTGGTCTGGTCCTTTATGGCACCTGGCGGGTCTTCCGGGAGGCGACCAGCATTTTGATTGACTCCACACCCCGGGATCTGGATTACGAAGCGGTGCGCCGATTTATCACCTCGTTTTCTCCTGCAATCCGGGACCTGCACGATTTGCACATCTGGACGCTCGGCGAGGGGGAGCGGGCGCTGATGGCACATCTGGTGGTTACGGACGGAACGGTGAGCAGTTTTCAGCCCCTGCTTTCCAAGCTGGACTGTGCACTTCGTGACCGCTTCAATATCCGGCACATCACCTTTGAGCTGGAATGCGATGCCTGCAAATCGGGTACCGGTGTCTGTCTGAACTGA
- a CDS encoding DUF58 domain-containing protein, whose translation MRPSGTSLLKPELIARLKGIDFKARLVVEGFLSGLHRSPYKGFSVEFAEYRQYMPGDELKRIDWRVYGRTGRFFVREYEEETNLRAYLVLDASASMNYPATGYTKLDYGRWLAASLALLLNRQKDSTGLVTFSGKIDRYIPPRATGAHLRVLFRELENLKPGGETDISTTLHELAERIRRRGLVILISDLWDDATAVVAALRHFRARKHELLVFHLFHPDEATLGFSNPVLLRDLETGQEITVDPRQIQYQYQDRFNRRCEYFRRACAETRVDYQSLSTATPFEEALFTYLERRRRLH comes from the coding sequence ATGAGACCATCAGGGACATCACTGCTCAAACCGGAACTGATCGCCCGGCTCAAGGGAATTGATTTCAAGGCTCGGCTCGTTGTTGAAGGGTTTCTCAGCGGTCTGCACCGCTCCCCTTACAAGGGTTTCTCAGTAGAATTTGCCGAGTATCGTCAATATATGCCCGGCGATGAACTCAAACGGATCGACTGGCGGGTCTATGGCCGGACCGGACGGTTCTTTGTCCGCGAGTACGAGGAGGAGACCAACCTCCGTGCCTATCTCGTCCTGGATGCCTCCGCCTCAATGAACTATCCGGCGACAGGTTACACCAAACTGGATTACGGCCGGTGGCTGGCTGCCAGCCTTGCTCTGCTCCTCAACCGGCAGAAGGACTCAACCGGACTTGTCACCTTCTCGGGGAAGATCGATCGCTACATCCCGCCCCGTGCCACCGGCGCCCATCTCCGGGTACTCTTCCGGGAGCTGGAAAACCTGAAACCTGGGGGGGAAACCGATATCAGCACAACCCTTCATGAGCTTGCCGAACGCATCCGGCGCCGGGGACTGGTGATTCTCATCTCCGACCTCTGGGACGATGCGACTGCAGTTGTTGCCGCACTGCGCCACTTCCGTGCCCGCAAACATGAACTGCTCGTATTCCACCTGTTCCATCCCGATGAGGCAACTCTTGGCTTCAGCAATCCGGTTCTTCTCCGGGACCTCGAAACCGGACAGGAAATCACCGTTGATCCCCGGCAGATTCAGTACCAGTATCAGGACCGGTTCAACCGCCGGTGTGAATACTTCCGGCGCGCTTGCGCCGAAACCCGGGTCGATTATCAGTCACTGAGCACTGCTACACCATTTGAAGAGGCGCTCTTCACTTATCTTGAACGCCGGCGCCGTCTCCACTGA
- a CDS encoding VWA domain-containing protein, whose product MQFLYPSFLLLLPLGLIPVLIHIFTRLRLQRRGFPSLALLESVRRERWSWFRLREILLLVLRTLFLLLIPLALSRPRLESRLPFRLGSDRMLLILDHSYSMAYGNRWQQALESARRIIHSSSRPMLILSSQPDTVISGRNTLLALLDTLSASALAPTLEPALSRAAGLYRQTPMPVITITDLQARAVPENIPIPGGQLQIINLGSNRFDNAGITGITYDRRQLRIRIFNYGRTPVIRTVRLKLEGYQEEKVVNIPARSAVFAEFSLPSDLRHHYSGIVELSSDSLTLDDRRFFALATPSRLSVPIFVSAENQGKYLQLALATDTLQFLPLLLNISALRRTDLTRYQTIIIADAGALRPADWERLDFYLNSGGSALLCAPSLTNGSIPLPLRYEGQVSHLGFITPAEVDTTHPVLSGLRTVDLNAVRVYYHSRITGGRTLIRLASRDPLVIELPEKNLLIWTFAPVPEATDLVYRAAFVPLLYQTLKYLTGRNRQNEWQTGDTVLLAVDNAEPLRLLTPAGEKTVFPEPGGIKPVVKIIDTRLPGIYRLENGQYYEFAVNPLPEEGDLTPAPLEPLIRNGIKIYPPRLYSAGELTGPLLYFAGILLALEFLLLGFESYRKTPVRK is encoded by the coding sequence ATGCAGTTTCTCTACCCATCTTTTCTCCTGCTCCTGCCGCTGGGCCTGATCCCGGTTCTGATCCACATTTTTACCCGGCTGCGGCTCCAGCGCCGGGGTTTTCCCTCGCTGGCGCTGCTGGAAAGCGTGCGCCGGGAAAGGTGGTCCTGGTTCCGGCTCCGGGAAATTCTGCTGCTTGTCCTCCGGACTCTTTTTCTGCTCCTGATACCGCTGGCACTGAGCCGCCCGCGGCTTGAAAGCAGACTCCCGTTCCGGCTCGGCTCGGACCGCATGCTACTCATCCTTGACCATTCCTACAGCATGGCATATGGCAATCGCTGGCAGCAGGCACTGGAGTCGGCACGCCGCATCATTCACAGCTCCTCCCGGCCCATGCTGATACTCAGCAGTCAGCCCGACACGGTGATCAGCGGCAGAAATACACTGCTCGCTCTTCTGGACACGCTCTCTGCCTCTGCCCTTGCCCCGACACTGGAGCCGGCGCTGAGCAGAGCCGCCGGGCTGTATCGTCAGACCCCGATGCCGGTTATAACCATCACCGACCTCCAGGCGCGGGCAGTGCCGGAAAATATTCCCATTCCCGGAGGTCAGCTCCAGATCATCAATCTCGGCAGTAACAGATTCGACAATGCGGGAATAACCGGGATTACATATGACCGCCGTCAGCTCAGAATCCGTATCTTCAATTACGGGAGGACACCGGTAATCAGAACCGTCCGGTTGAAACTGGAAGGCTACCAGGAAGAAAAAGTAGTAAACATCCCCGCTCGCTCCGCAGTATTTGCTGAATTTTCCCTTCCCTCTGACCTCCGCCATCATTATTCGGGCATCGTCGAACTCTCCAGCGACTCTCTCACGCTCGACGACCGGCGTTTTTTTGCCCTTGCAACCCCTTCCAGACTTTCGGTGCCGATTTTCGTATCTGCGGAAAACCAGGGAAAGTATCTCCAGCTGGCGCTTGCCACCGACACCCTGCAGTTTCTACCGCTCCTGCTCAATATTTCAGCACTGAGACGCACCGACCTTACCCGATATCAGACAATCATAATAGCAGATGCCGGCGCACTCCGGCCGGCTGACTGGGAACGCCTGGATTTCTATCTCAATTCCGGCGGTTCAGCTTTGCTTTGCGCACCTTCATTAACCAATGGCAGTATCCCGCTGCCCCTGAGGTATGAAGGGCAGGTGAGTCATCTCGGCTTTATCACCCCGGCAGAAGTTGACACCACCCATCCGGTGCTCTCAGGTCTGCGAACGGTTGACCTCAATGCTGTGCGGGTGTATTATCACAGCCGGATAACAGGTGGCAGAACATTAATCCGGCTTGCCAGCCGGGACCCGCTGGTCATCGAGCTGCCCGAGAAAAATCTCCTCATCTGGACATTCGCCCCTGTTCCCGAGGCTACCGACCTGGTTTACCGGGCGGCATTTGTGCCCCTGCTGTATCAGACATTGAAATACCTCACCGGCAGAAACCGCCAAAATGAATGGCAGACCGGGGACACTGTGCTACTTGCAGTTGATAACGCCGAACCGTTGCGGCTGCTCACGCCCGCTGGCGAAAAAACGGTTTTCCCTGAACCCGGAGGTATAAAACCGGTGGTAAAGATCATCGACACCCGGCTTCCGGGAATTTACCGGCTGGAAAATGGACAGTATTACGAATTTGCCGTCAATCCGCTGCCGGAGGAGGGTGATCTGACGCCGGCACCGCTCGAACCGCTGATTCGAAATGGAATCAAAATTTACCCTCCCCGCCTTTACTCTGCAGGTGAACTGACCGGACCGCTGCTCTACTTCGCAGGGATCCTGCTTGCGCTGGAATTTCTCCTGCTCGGATTTGAGAGTTACAGAAAAACGCCCGTACGCAAATAG
- a CDS encoding heavy metal translocating P-type ATPase: MEHEPHQHIDPVCGMTVKEGEEAGKWDYNGQTYYFCSTACLKKFQSDPEKFLSSPATEPHSTETPTPPKPEIVNTETAVLGISGMSCAGCAVTLEKALNRLPGVKIAQVNFASEEAVVQYDPKLTPPEELKRAIINAGYDVRERTEDESAVIAGELRRAKNRMLGAWLLVLPAMVLMVLHLARLVHLPMKLMTAIEFVLGAAVLFLPGWHTLKTAFGSIRNRAATMDVLIALGTIAALVSSVFVLAGMEVENLGRVAGMLVAIYLTGRYLEARAKGRAAGAIRQLLSLGARTARILMDDVETEVPISRLKPGDIMLIRPGEKIPTDGIIIEGTTEIDESMATGEPLPVVKNPGDEVIGATINTNGFIKVAVRRVGQDTFLAQVIRLVEQAQLKKIPVQALADRITARFVPVILLLALVTGLVWFAFAPAFQPFLRWAHTLLPWVNPELSRLSLALFAGVAVLVIACPCALGLATPTALMVATGMAARRGIIFRSGAALQRLKDVRALCLDKTGTLTLGRPRVQEVIPLPGVDPQELLRTAAALEKGSEHPLARAIVQQAEKENLKLPSPENITTLPGLGISGTVAGRPALAGRLTLLQQHGIDTTGLETLVRHHQGRPGTMLFVALDSRPLGMLILADELKPEVPAVIAGLKELGIVPVMLTGDSRQTAEAIARQAGIEQIYAELLPQDKLKLLSQLKEKYRTIAMVGDGINDAPALKAADVGIAIGTGTEIAIAASDVTLVRGDLNAVVAAVRLSRATFRKIRQNLFWALFYNLLAIPLAMLGLLHPVIAETAMALSSVNVVTNSLRLRRTPL; encoded by the coding sequence ATGGAACATGAGCCCCATCAGCACATCGATCCGGTCTGCGGGATGACGGTGAAGGAAGGCGAGGAAGCGGGAAAATGGGATTATAATGGTCAAACCTACTATTTCTGCTCGACCGCCTGTCTGAAGAAATTCCAGTCCGACCCGGAAAAATTTCTCAGTTCGCCAGCAACTGAACCGCATTCCACTGAAACCCCGACACCGCCCAAGCCCGAAATTGTCAATACCGAAACTGCGGTGCTGGGCATCAGCGGGATGTCCTGCGCCGGCTGTGCGGTAACGCTTGAAAAGGCGCTCAACCGCCTGCCCGGAGTGAAAATCGCTCAGGTAAACTTCGCCTCGGAAGAAGCGGTAGTTCAGTATGACCCCAAGCTCACCCCGCCCGAGGAGCTGAAGCGGGCGATCATCAATGCCGGCTATGATGTCCGGGAACGGACTGAAGATGAATCGGCAGTAATCGCAGGTGAACTCCGGCGGGCAAAAAACCGGATGCTGGGCGCCTGGCTGCTGGTTCTGCCCGCAATGGTGCTGATGGTGCTCCATCTTGCCCGGCTGGTTCACCTGCCGATGAAACTGATGACCGCAATTGAATTTGTGCTGGGCGCAGCTGTTCTTTTCCTCCCGGGCTGGCATACGCTGAAAACAGCATTCGGCTCAATTCGGAACCGCGCGGCAACCATGGATGTCCTGATCGCACTGGGCACCATCGCCGCACTGGTCTCCTCGGTGTTTGTCCTTGCCGGCATGGAGGTGGAAAATCTGGGCAGAGTCGCGGGAATGCTCGTGGCAATCTATCTTACCGGCAGGTATCTTGAGGCACGGGCAAAGGGCAGGGCAGCGGGTGCCATCCGGCAACTGCTCTCACTTGGCGCCCGGACCGCAAGGATTCTGATGGACGATGTGGAGACTGAAGTGCCGATCAGCCGGCTCAAGCCCGGCGACATCATGCTCATCCGGCCCGGCGAAAAGATTCCGACCGACGGCATCATCATTGAAGGCACCACCGAGATTGACGAGTCGATGGCAACCGGTGAACCGCTGCCGGTGGTGAAGAATCCGGGGGACGAGGTAATTGGTGCGACGATTAACACCAACGGCTTTATCAAGGTTGCGGTCCGCCGGGTCGGTCAAGACACATTTCTGGCACAGGTGATCCGGCTCGTGGAACAAGCACAGCTGAAAAAGATTCCGGTGCAGGCGCTGGCAGACCGCATCACCGCCCGTTTTGTGCCGGTAATCTTGCTCCTTGCCCTGGTCACCGGTCTGGTCTGGTTTGCCTTTGCACCCGCATTCCAGCCCTTCCTACGCTGGGCACACACCCTGCTTCCCTGGGTCAATCCGGAACTTTCCCGGCTCTCACTGGCGCTCTTTGCCGGAGTTGCGGTGCTGGTCATCGCCTGCCCGTGTGCCCTGGGTCTTGCCACCCCGACCGCACTGATGGTTGCCACCGGCATGGCGGCACGGCGGGGAATCATCTTCCGCTCCGGCGCCGCGCTTCAGCGCCTGAAGGATGTCAGGGCGCTCTGCCTGGATAAGACCGGCACGCTGACCCTGGGAAGACCGCGGGTTCAGGAGGTAATTCCCCTGCCCGGTGTTGACCCGCAGGAACTGCTGAGGACCGCCGCCGCACTGGAAAAGGGGTCTGAGCACCCGCTGGCGCGGGCGATTGTCCAGCAGGCAGAAAAAGAAAACCTGAAACTGCCTTCCCCAGAAAACATCACCACCCTGCCCGGACTGGGAATCAGCGGGACGGTTGCGGGCAGGCCGGCTCTGGCAGGCAGACTCACCCTTCTCCAGCAGCACGGAATTGACACTACCGGACTGGAAACGCTTGTCCGGCACCACCAAGGCAGACCGGGCACGATGCTGTTCGTTGCCCTGGATTCCAGACCGCTCGGTATGCTCATCCTCGCTGATGAACTCAAACCCGAAGTCCCGGCAGTGATTGCCGGACTGAAGGAACTGGGCATTGTGCCGGTGATGCTCACCGGTGACAGCAGGCAGACCGCAGAGGCGATTGCCCGTCAGGCAGGCATTGAGCAGATCTACGCCGAACTCCTGCCTCAGGACAAACTTAAACTGCTGAGCCAGCTGAAGGAAAAATACCGCACCATCGCCATGGTCGGAGACGGCATCAACGATGCCCCGGCACTCAAGGCGGCAGATGTCGGGATCGCAATCGGCACCGGCACCGAAATTGCCATCGCTGCCAGCGATGTGACACTTGTCCGGGGTGATCTCAACGCTGTTGTCGCAGCGGTCCGGCTCTCCCGCGCCACCTTCAGAAAGATCCGGCAGAACCTGTTCTGGGCGCTCTTTTACAACCTGCTGGCGATTCCACTGGCGATGCTCGGTCTCCTGCACCCGGTAATTGCTGAAACAGCGATGGCACTCTCCTCGGTGAATGTGGTCACCAACTCTTTGCGCCTGCGCCGGACTCCCCTATAA
- a CDS encoding M20 family metallo-hydrolase encodes MWGKSAFEKICQEIDRLVPAMIEMQSRLCALPAISPKSGGEGEKARADYFRGVLESWGLAVEELRAPDPLAPCGYRPNLIVRLPRKKSGPVLWVMTHLDVVPPGPRELWQSDPFVARVEADRIYGRGVEDNQQEMVASIFALRALLNLGLVPSLPVALMLVADEETGSEFGVDWLLKNYQLCAADDLVVVPDAGNEDGTLLEIAEKSILWLKFTTYGRQAHGSTPHHGNNAHRAGAYLLVRLDQKLHEHFNARDELFSPPYSTIEPTKKETNVPNINTIPGEDVFYFDMRILPCYPLESVMAKVKEVVSGIEQEFKVRIRVDVEQQAQAAPATPPDAPVVRLLAEAVRTVYKKEPFTRGIGGGTVAAFFRRQGIPAVVWGRNAGQAHKPNEFCLIENMAGNAKVYAYLYGSQV; translated from the coding sequence ATGTGGGGAAAATCAGCTTTTGAAAAAATCTGTCAAGAGATTGACCGTCTGGTACCGGCGATGATTGAAATGCAGAGCCGGTTGTGCGCTCTGCCGGCGATCAGTCCGAAGTCCGGGGGCGAAGGAGAAAAGGCACGGGCCGATTATTTCCGGGGTGTGCTGGAGTCGTGGGGACTGGCGGTTGAGGAGTTGCGGGCACCTGACCCGCTGGCACCCTGTGGCTATCGTCCGAACTTGATCGTCCGCCTTCCCCGGAAAAAATCCGGTCCGGTACTTTGGGTGATGACTCATCTGGATGTCGTTCCGCCCGGACCGCGCGAGTTATGGCAGTCTGACCCGTTTGTGGCGAGGGTTGAGGCAGACCGGATTTACGGTCGCGGTGTGGAGGATAATCAGCAGGAGATGGTAGCTTCAATTTTTGCCCTCCGGGCGCTGCTGAATCTCGGGCTTGTGCCCAGTCTGCCGGTGGCGCTGATGCTGGTAGCGGATGAGGAGACCGGTTCCGAGTTCGGGGTGGACTGGCTGCTGAAAAACTATCAGCTGTGCGCAGCGGATGATCTGGTAGTCGTTCCGGATGCGGGAAACGAGGACGGCACACTGCTGGAAATTGCCGAGAAGTCGATTCTCTGGCTGAAGTTCACAACCTACGGCAGGCAGGCACACGGTTCGACACCACATCACGGCAATAACGCCCATCGTGCTGGCGCCTATCTGTTAGTCCGGCTCGACCAAAAGCTGCACGAACATTTCAATGCCCGGGATGAACTTTTCTCTCCGCCTTATTCCACGATTGAGCCGACGAAAAAGGAAACCAATGTTCCCAATATCAATACGATTCCGGGAGAGGATGTTTTTTACTTTGATATGCGGATTCTGCCCTGTTATCCTCTGGAATCAGTGATGGCGAAGGTCAAGGAGGTGGTCAGTGGTATTGAGCAGGAATTCAAGGTCAGGATCAGAGTTGATGTTGAACAGCAGGCACAGGCGGCACCAGCAACTCCGCCGGATGCACCGGTTGTCCGGCTGCTTGCCGAAGCGGTGCGCACAGTTTACAAAAAAGAACCCTTTACTCGCGGTATCGGTGGCGGGACGGTGGCGGCGTTTTTCCGAAGGCAGGGGATTCCGGCAGTGGTCTGGGGCAGAAATGCCGGTCAGGCGCACAAACCCAATGAGTTCTGTCTGATTGAAAATATGGCTGGCAATGCCAAAGTTTATGCCTATCTGTATGGCAGCCAGGTATAG
- a CDS encoding MjaI family restriction endonuclease: protein MAKEWILNSAINRWGLQKKRMVGAVSDEIRKCSPKTVKEWEEYYFKNVYPKEHLIEIGKKLYVKITEVLRAEIDEITEEDCINYVINLVINRTFDGYMTEKKTIYEQLQNILGVKIEPAPDEWDRLFNVDFYIRIKDKYIGLQIKPAGYAFITQIINEKKIQEATHKKFTAKYGGRVFYVISIKDGDKKKIYNTEVIEEIRQEIERLRKYK from the coding sequence ATGGCTAAAGAATGGATTTTAAATAGTGCAATAAATCGTTGGGGACTTCAGAAAAAACGAATGGTTGGTGCGGTTTCTGATGAAATAAGAAAATGCTCCCCCAAGACAGTTAAAGAGTGGGAAGAATACTATTTCAAAAATGTTTACCCTAAAGAACATTTAATTGAAATAGGCAAGAAACTTTATGTTAAAATAACAGAAGTTTTACGGGCAGAAATTGATGAAATTACCGAAGAAGATTGTATCAATTATGTAATCAATCTTGTTATAAACCGTACCTTCGACGGTTATATGACGGAAAAGAAAACAATTTATGAGCAACTTCAAAATATTTTAGGGGTAAAAATTGAACCAGCGCCGGATGAATGGGATAGATTATTCAATGTTGATTTTTATATAAGAATAAAAGACAAATATATAGGGTTGCAAATAAAGCCAGCTGGTTACGCTTTTATTACACAAATTATAAATGAGAAAAAAATTCAAGAAGCGACGCATAAAAAATTTACTGCAAAATATGGTGGAAGAGTTTTCTATGTGATTTCAATAAAGGACGGTGATAAAAAGAAAATTTATAACACCGAAGTTATTGAGGAAATAAGACAAGAAATTGAGAGATTGAGAAAATATAAATAA